Proteins encoded within one genomic window of Triticum aestivum cultivar Chinese Spring chromosome 2D, IWGSC CS RefSeq v2.1, whole genome shotgun sequence:
- the LOC123050227 gene encoding auxin response factor 11, with the protein MADGYPVERSASFIPFPLLANEGRRSAQQKARTVAATTKKTPNSRISKYPSLPSQLLCQVQTSPCMPTRTPMRKPTCSRSRVSAAMPRAKHPAEYFCKKLTSSDTSTHGGFSVPRRAAEKLFPHFLLPTWLFSVNASAHT; encoded by the exons ATGGCTGATGGCTACCCCGTCGAGAGGTCGGCATCTTTTATCCCATTCCCATTGTTGGCAAATGAAGGGAGAAGAAGCGCCCAGCAAAAGGCGCGCACC GTCGCGGCCACCACCAAGAAGACGCCCAACTCCCGCATCTCGAAGTACCCCAGCCTGCCGTCGCAGCTGCTGTGCCAAGTCCAAACATCACCATGCAT GCCGACAAGGACGCCGATGAG GAAACCGACGTGTTCCCGATCCCGTGTCTCGGCAGCTATGCCAAGAGCAAAGCATCCAGCTGAGTACTTCTGCAAGAAATTGACCTCGAGCGATACGAGCACTCACGGCGGGTTCTCGGTGCCGCGAAGAGCTGCAGAGAAGCTGTTCCCACATTTTCTTCTGCCCACTTGGTTGTTCTCCGTGAATGCTTCAGCTCATACATAG